One genomic window of Methanosarcina acetivorans C2A includes the following:
- a CDS encoding right-handed parallel beta-helix repeat-containing protein — protein MLKKQLGTLFLATCLILTTLPNVMGAQSTNVITVAGDGSGDYNCDGKDDHVQINQALEYAAKNPGTTVHLKGPFTYVIGDSLLIGSKTILEGESGVKIKLASGLPVWGGRESSIVDKKAMLMIRGSSANDIAIKNLTVDGSQSDYYPNVRLGTSCYNMATIVNCNGLTVKDVTFQNGCNDAMLISDSSNILIDTVTVNKCGHDGVYAYHVTGITVKNSKFINRTNSSVRFDSVTNGVMKNNECTTSGGGYAGLELQGTLKNIEASGNYFHDLPAPAIVHLNTKETNVNIHDNRIENCA, from the coding sequence ATGCTGAAAAAACAGCTAGGAACCCTATTCCTGGCAACATGTCTTATTTTAACAACCTTACCTAACGTAATGGGCGCTCAGAGCACAAATGTGATTACTGTTGCTGGAGATGGAAGCGGAGACTACAACTGTGATGGAAAAGACGATCACGTCCAGATTAACCAGGCACTGGAATATGCAGCAAAAAATCCAGGCACAACTGTCCACCTTAAAGGCCCGTTCACATATGTCATAGGTGACAGTCTTCTGATAGGCAGCAAAACAATCCTTGAAGGAGAGTCAGGTGTAAAAATTAAGCTTGCATCTGGATTACCCGTATGGGGTGGGCGCGAGAGCAGTATTGTAGATAAGAAAGCCATGCTTATGATTAGAGGCAGTTCTGCAAACGATATTGCAATAAAAAACTTAACTGTTGACGGAAGCCAGAGCGACTATTATCCTAACGTCAGGCTCGGAACTTCCTGCTATAACATGGCAACTATAGTAAATTGCAATGGATTAACAGTAAAGGATGTTACATTCCAGAACGGATGTAATGATGCCATGCTTATTTCAGATTCCAGCAACATATTAATAGATACGGTAACCGTAAACAAATGTGGGCATGATGGGGTATATGCCTATCACGTAACAGGCATTACAGTTAAGAACTCCAAATTTATTAACCGAACCAATTCGTCCGTTCGGTTCGATTCCGTTACCAACGGAGTCATGAAAAACAACGAATGTACCACATCTGGCGGCGGATATGCAGGCCTGGAATTACAGGGAACTCTTAAAAACATAGAAGCTTCCGGCAACTATTTCCATGACTTGCCTGCTCCTGCAATAGTACACTTGAATACAAAAGAAACAAATGTAAACATCCACGACAACAGAATTGAAAATTGTGCATAA
- the tnpB gene encoding IS200/IS605 family element RNA-guided endonuclease TnpB → MMKAFKFRLYPTTTQADQLNQHIGSCRFVYNWALDQKIKTYEQTGKSISRFDLNKLIPALKTSNEWLGEVNSQSLQGMTKQVESAFTRFFREKNGFPKFKSKKNPIQSFPVPQHYSVNFENHTVKLPKIGEIKAVLHRKFDGELKTARVSRTCKGHYYISVLVEDGKELPEKQGFSESTTVGIDVGIKDFAVLSTGEKIENPKYLKNSLQRLKVLQKRVSRKQKGSKNRAKARQRLAVLHDKITNQRNDFQNKLSFRLVSENQAVALETLNVKGMVKNHHLAQAISDSAWSSFVTKLEYKAEWFGKGVLRIGQFEPSSKLCNVCGYHNKELQLKDREWTCPDCKTKHDRDINAAINIKKFALIDQNLIGL, encoded by the coding sequence ATGATGAAAGCGTTCAAATTTAGGCTCTATCCTACAACTACACAAGCTGATCAACTCAATCAACATATAGGTAGCTGTAGGTTTGTCTATAATTGGGCACTTGATCAGAAAATTAAAACATACGAACAAACAGGGAAATCAATTTCCAGATTTGACTTAAACAAATTAATTCCAGCTTTGAAGACCTCTAACGAATGGTTAGGAGAAGTCAATTCTCAATCATTACAGGGGATGACTAAGCAGGTTGAGTCTGCTTTCACTCGATTTTTCCGAGAGAAGAATGGATTTCCGAAGTTTAAGTCAAAGAAAAATCCTATCCAGTCTTTTCCCGTACCCCAACACTATTCTGTGAATTTTGAAAACCATACCGTTAAACTTCCTAAAATTGGTGAGATTAAAGCAGTTCTTCACCGAAAATTTGATGGAGAGCTTAAAACAGCTAGGGTATCAAGGACTTGTAAAGGGCATTACTACATCAGCGTCCTTGTTGAAGACGGTAAAGAACTTCCTGAAAAACAGGGATTCTCAGAATCAACAACAGTAGGAATAGATGTGGGTATCAAAGATTTTGCCGTCCTTTCCACAGGAGAAAAGATTGAGAATCCTAAATACCTGAAAAACTCTTTGCAAAGGTTAAAGGTCCTTCAGAAAAGAGTATCAAGGAAACAAAAAGGCTCTAAAAATAGGGCAAAAGCCAGACAGAGGCTTGCTGTACTCCACGACAAAATAACAAATCAGAGGAATGACTTCCAGAACAAACTCTCTTTTAGACTTGTTAGCGAAAACCAAGCTGTAGCTCTGGAAACTCTGAATGTTAAAGGTATGGTTAAAAATCATCATTTGGCACAGGCTATAAGTGATTCTGCATGGAGCAGCTTTGTAACAAAGTTAGAATATAAAGCAGAATGGTTTGGAAAAGGCGTATTAAGGATAGGACAATTTGAACCTTCTTCTAAGCTCTGTAACGTGTGTGGATACCATAATAAAGAGCTTCAGTTAAAAGACAGAGAATGGACTTGTCCTGATTGTAAAACAAAACATGATAGAGACATAAATGCCGCTATCAATATCAAGAAATTCGCTCTCATAGATCAAAATCTAATTGGATTGTAA
- a CDS encoding CDP-alcohol phosphatidyltransferase family protein, whose amino-acid sequence MTFNALRPVASKVIDPLADFFIRYEVSPDTVSIVSLICAFFAGLSFYYSPAYQELALLAGILVVFNSLFDALDGVIARKSNRATPRGDFLDHVIDRYSDVFIICSIFFAGYVSWQIGVAAIVGVLLTSYLGTQAQALNLGRYYGGIMGRADRLVVIILAAFANSVYPASIAGFPILGWAVILIAVTSHITAIQRIMYIWRRLD is encoded by the coding sequence ATGACGTTTAATGCCCTGAGACCCGTTGCCTCGAAAGTTATCGACCCGCTGGCAGATTTTTTCATAAGATATGAGGTCTCTCCTGATACGGTTTCCATAGTTTCCCTTATCTGTGCTTTCTTTGCGGGACTCAGTTTTTATTACTCTCCTGCATATCAGGAACTTGCCCTATTGGCAGGCATCTTGGTAGTGTTTAACTCGCTTTTCGATGCCCTGGATGGGGTAATTGCCCGCAAGTCCAACAGGGCAACCCCGAGAGGAGACTTCCTCGACCACGTAATCGACCGCTATTCGGACGTGTTCATTATCTGCAGCATTTTTTTTGCAGGTTATGTGTCCTGGCAGATAGGGGTTGCGGCAATCGTGGGTGTGCTTCTTACTAGTTATCTCGGGACTCAGGCCCAGGCCCTTAATCTCGGGAGGTACTACGGCGGGATCATGGGCAGGGCTGACCGTCTCGTAGTCATAATCCTTGCCGCTTTTGCTAATTCGGTTTATCCGGCTTCGATTGCAGGCTTTCCCATCCTGGGTTGGGCTGTTATCCTGATTGCTGTAACCAGTCATATTACTGCAATCCAGCGGATTATGTATATCTGGAGAAGGCTGGACTGA
- the mtrH gene encoding tetrahydromethanopterin S-methyltransferase subunit H, translating to MFKFDRKQEVYEVGGVKFGGQPGEYPTVLVSTMFYARHKIVTDEDKGIFDRAAAETLWNTQVSLSDATGNPYVNQIVGETPESIRKYIDWFIEIDDKTPFLIDSSAGEVRAAAAQYCTEIGVANRAIHNSINASIEQSEIDILTESDVEAAIVLAFNATDPTVKGKLDILEVGGSGQTKGMLQVAEECGIKIPLIDVAAMPLGAGSGATIRSIPTIKGKLGLPVGGGYHNMASAWDWLRKFKKTQPDPKAIYMPADIGTNLVAQIAGSDFLLYGPIENVEKVFPAVAMVDIMLGETAKELGVEIADSENHPVTRLT from the coding sequence ATGTTCAAGTTTGACAGGAAACAGGAAGTTTACGAAGTAGGTGGAGTTAAGTTCGGCGGGCAGCCGGGCGAATACCCTACCGTGTTAGTCAGTACCATGTTCTACGCAAGGCACAAGATCGTGACCGATGAGGACAAAGGGATTTTCGACAGGGCAGCCGCAGAAACTCTCTGGAACACCCAGGTATCACTGAGCGATGCCACAGGAAACCCCTACGTAAACCAGATTGTAGGGGAAACCCCTGAATCCATCAGGAAGTACATCGACTGGTTCATAGAGATCGATGACAAGACCCCCTTCCTTATCGACTCTTCAGCCGGAGAAGTGCGTGCAGCTGCTGCCCAGTACTGTACCGAAATAGGTGTTGCTAACAGGGCAATCCACAACTCCATCAACGCAAGTATCGAACAGAGCGAAATCGATATACTCACTGAGAGTGATGTGGAAGCTGCCATCGTCCTGGCTTTCAACGCAACCGACCCAACCGTAAAAGGAAAACTTGACATCCTTGAAGTCGGCGGTTCCGGACAGACAAAGGGTATGCTTCAGGTTGCCGAGGAATGTGGAATCAAGATTCCACTGATCGACGTTGCAGCAATGCCCCTTGGTGCTGGTTCTGGCGCAACAATCCGTTCAATTCCGACAATTAAGGGAAAACTCGGCCTACCTGTAGGTGGCGGATACCACAACATGGCTTCAGCCTGGGACTGGCTACGCAAGTTCAAGAAGACTCAGCCTGACCCGAAGGCAATCTACATGCCTGCTGACATAGGCACCAACCTTGTCGCCCAGATTGCAGGTTCTGACTTCCTGCTCTACGGTCCGATCGAGAACGTCGAGAAGGTATTCCCGGCAGTCGCAATGGTCGACATCATGCTCGGAGAAACCGCAAAGGAACTCGGTGTTGAAATCGCAGATTCAGAAAACCACCCTGTTACCAGATTGACATAA
- the mtrF gene encoding tetrahydromethanopterin S-methyltransferase subunit F: protein MRMAEEYGKGVPMVLNPQMGAIDATVESIRYRAQLIARNQKLDSGVMSTGIIGFAAGFLFSLLMVIILPLMAGL, encoded by the coding sequence ATGAGAATGGCAGAAGAATACGGAAAAGGAGTCCCAATGGTGCTCAACCCTCAGATGGGCGCAATAGACGCTACTGTTGAGAGCATTCGGTACAGAGCACAGCTGATTGCGAGGAACCAGAAGCTGGATTCCGGGGTAATGTCCACTGGAATAATTGGCTTTGCAGCAGGCTTCCTCTTTTCACTGCTGATGGTGATTATACTCCCGTTAATGGCCGGTCTCTAA
- the thiC gene encoding phosphomethylpyrimidine synthase ThiC, with the protein MRDTQIDYARNGILTPEMKQIIGKENIDEDTLLSRVAEGSLIIMTRKGCPPVAIGKGASTKVNVNLGTSAAKIDVDAEIEKVRIADKYGADTITDLSMGGDIRAIRTGVLENSKLPITTVPIYQTIVECGMKEVTADDIFSYLRAQVDEGMSSVVLHCVEKATLEKLKGMGRVMGMVSKGGSLTSVYMLINGCENPFIENFDEVIDVLRKKDVVLSLGNTMRSGCIHDLNDGAQMMEINTNVQLAKRANEAGVQVIIEGMGGHIQAADIPAHVKLYKSKSSFPLFVAGPLPTDIALGYDHIAGAVGASMASGAGADYLCYITPAEHLSLPGPEQVRKGLIAFKIAAHIGDSMKYGMSNRDLLLAQKRARFDWEGQMELALDSDRPRDICPMTGPCSMCGEYCAIKIMRDYLEGDK; encoded by the coding sequence ATGAGAGACACACAGATTGATTACGCCCGTAATGGAATACTTACTCCCGAGATGAAACAAATTATTGGGAAAGAAAATATTGATGAGGATACGCTGCTTTCCCGCGTGGCCGAAGGAAGTCTTATTATAATGACAAGGAAAGGCTGTCCTCCCGTGGCTATAGGAAAAGGTGCCAGCACTAAAGTAAATGTTAACCTGGGAACATCTGCTGCAAAAATTGATGTGGATGCCGAAATAGAAAAGGTAAGAATTGCGGATAAATATGGAGCGGATACGATCACCGATCTTTCTATGGGCGGGGATATCCGGGCCATACGTACAGGCGTACTGGAAAACAGCAAACTCCCCATTACCACGGTTCCGATCTATCAAACGATTGTTGAATGCGGGATGAAGGAGGTTACTGCTGACGATATTTTTTCATATCTCAGGGCTCAAGTGGATGAAGGTATGAGTTCTGTGGTCTTGCATTGTGTGGAAAAAGCTACCCTTGAAAAATTGAAAGGCATGGGCAGAGTAATGGGGATGGTATCCAAGGGAGGTTCCCTTACCAGTGTTTATATGCTCATAAACGGTTGTGAGAATCCCTTCATAGAGAACTTTGACGAGGTGATTGATGTTCTCCGGAAGAAGGATGTGGTCCTTTCCCTTGGAAACACCATGCGAAGCGGCTGCATTCATGACCTGAATGATGGTGCCCAGATGATGGAGATCAATACCAATGTCCAGCTTGCAAAAAGAGCTAATGAGGCAGGTGTACAGGTCATAATAGAGGGCATGGGTGGGCACATACAGGCAGCCGATATTCCTGCTCACGTTAAGTTATATAAGTCAAAATCAAGTTTTCCTCTATTTGTTGCAGGGCCCCTGCCCACAGACATTGCCCTTGGGTATGACCATATTGCAGGTGCAGTGGGCGCCAGCATGGCAAGCGGGGCAGGAGCCGATTACCTGTGCTACATTACACCAGCAGAACACCTTTCCCTTCCAGGTCCAGAGCAGGTGAGAAAAGGGCTGATAGCCTTCAAGATAGCTGCCCATATAGGGGATTCCATGAAATACGGGATGAGCAACAGAGATTTGCTGCTTGCACAAAAGCGTGCCCGTTTTGACTGGGAAGGACAAATGGAGCTTGCCCTTGATTCTGACAGGCCAAGGGATATTTGCCCCATGACAGGCCCGTGCTCCATGTGCGGCGAGTACTGTGCCATAAAAATCATGAGAGACTACCTTGAAGGTGATAAATAA
- a CDS encoding archease encodes MPSQGKKYEYLEHTADIKFLAYGNTLKEVFENAALAMFNVIIDTGKVSGETAREVCLTSPDLESLLVDWLSELLYLFEVDEIVFWKFRVEEIREEEGEYSIKAVASGEQYYPESHPFETEIKAVTYNQLELEKTADGWKAQVVVDI; translated from the coding sequence ATGCCGTCTCAAGGAAAAAAGTATGAGTATCTGGAACATACCGCAGACATAAAGTTCCTGGCCTACGGAAATACTCTGAAAGAGGTATTTGAAAATGCAGCTCTTGCCATGTTCAATGTTATAATTGATACGGGGAAGGTTTCAGGAGAGACGGCAAGAGAGGTTTGCCTTACGTCCCCTGATCTCGAATCTCTGCTTGTGGACTGGCTTTCCGAGCTTTTGTATCTTTTCGAAGTTGATGAGATTGTTTTCTGGAAGTTCCGGGTAGAGGAAATCCGGGAAGAAGAAGGGGAATACTCAATAAAAGCCGTAGCATCAGGTGAACAATACTATCCTGAGAGCCACCCCTTTGAAACTGAAATTAAGGCTGTCACCTATAACCAGCTGGAACTCGAGAAGACTGCAGATGGCTGGAAGGCTCAGGTTGTTGTTGATATTTGA
- a CDS encoding tetrahydromethanopterin S-methyltransferase subunit B, whose translation MSMIRIAPEVHLVMDPDTAVVAEEREDSILYSMDPVFERMDKLDGIAEDLLNSLSPSKPLLNSWPGRENTSYMAGIYGNAFYGIVVGLAFSGLLALIIFIQRLIEGGM comes from the coding sequence ATGAGCATGATTCGCATAGCTCCCGAAGTACATCTGGTCATGGACCCTGACACTGCAGTTGTAGCAGAAGAAAGGGAAGACTCGATTCTCTATTCTATGGACCCTGTCTTTGAGAGAATGGATAAACTGGACGGGATTGCAGAGGATCTGCTGAATTCCCTTTCGCCCAGCAAACCGCTCCTGAATTCCTGGCCCGGCCGTGAGAACACTTCCTATATGGCAGGAATTTACGGGAACGCTTTCTATGGAATCGTTGTAGGTCTTGCCTTCAGCGGGCTGCTTGCCCTGATCATATTCATACAGAGACTGATCGAGGGAGGTATGTAA
- the mtrG gene encoding tetrahydromethanopterin S-methyltransferase subunit MtrG has translation MDGKAPAAYVDPAEFNEVMKRLEKIDEKVEFVNSEVAQRIGKKVGRDIGILYGAVVGLLLFLIYVSVSSMFTI, from the coding sequence ATGGATGGAAAAGCACCAGCAGCGTATGTAGATCCAGCTGAGTTTAACGAAGTAATGAAAAGGCTCGAAAAGATCGATGAAAAGGTTGAGTTCGTCAACAGTGAAGTTGCACAGAGGATCGGAAAGAAAGTAGGAAGAGACATCGGAATTCTGTACGGTGCAGTTGTAGGACTGCTTCTCTTCCTGATCTATGTCTCGGTATCATCAATGTTCACAATATAA
- the mtrA gene encoding tetrahydromethanopterin S-methyltransferase subunit A: protein MVDKKEPASGWPILKGEYEVGDVKGCVAVITCASHLPGKPVLDAGAAITGSCKTENLGIEKVVAHVISNPNIRYLVVTGAEVKGHVTGQAMLSIHANGVKEHRIVGAVGAIPYVENLNDDAVARFQQQIETVNLLDTEDMGAITAKVRELVAKDPGAFDAEPMVVEISEEGEEEEEGGVVRPVSGEIAVIRSRLKAIEARMLDIGNLNKFHSGVHAGKIEGAMIGLTVTISLLGLLLLGR, encoded by the coding sequence ATGGTAGATAAAAAAGAACCCGCATCAGGCTGGCCAATCCTGAAAGGAGAGTATGAAGTGGGTGATGTAAAGGGCTGTGTTGCAGTCATTACCTGCGCATCACACCTCCCCGGAAAACCCGTACTCGATGCAGGAGCAGCAATTACCGGATCCTGTAAAACCGAAAACCTGGGTATAGAAAAAGTCGTCGCCCACGTAATTTCGAACCCGAATATCAGGTACCTGGTTGTAACAGGAGCTGAAGTCAAAGGGCACGTTACAGGGCAGGCAATGCTCAGCATCCATGCAAATGGTGTAAAAGAACACAGAATTGTAGGTGCAGTTGGCGCTATCCCTTATGTAGAAAACCTGAACGATGATGCAGTTGCCCGCTTCCAGCAGCAGATCGAGACCGTAAACCTGCTGGACACGGAAGACATGGGCGCAATCACAGCCAAGGTAAGGGAACTTGTAGCAAAGGACCCTGGAGCCTTCGATGCAGAACCAATGGTTGTGGAAATCAGCGAAGAAGGAGAAGAAGAAGAAGAGGGCGGTGTCGTCAGGCCGGTCTCCGGAGAAATTGCAGTCATCCGTAGCAGGCTGAAAGCCATTGAAGCCCGGATGCTAGATATAGGAAACTTGAACAAGTTCCACTCAGGGGTTCATGCAGGAAAGATTGAAGGTGCCATGATCGGGTTGACAGTAACCATATCCCTGCTTGGGTTATTACTGCTCGGGAGGTAA
- a CDS encoding aldolase, producing MWQEMAKYGRKLVGHGLVESNFGNISVRAGDRMLITRSGTALDEITGDNVVEVEIQDTSSLDIIASSETVVHREIYTKTSALAIIHAHCPYSVVESLLAGPAGTIVPVDSEGQYFLGNIPVVSGGIGSLELAENLAGELSGHRGAVVFSHGTFAIGRTLGEAYIVTTQLEHSCRIKYLYELAAVKK from the coding sequence ATGTGGCAGGAAATGGCAAAATACGGGCGCAAGCTGGTGGGACACGGGCTTGTGGAATCAAACTTCGGGAATATCAGTGTCAGGGCCGGAGACCGGATGCTTATTACCCGGAGTGGGACTGCTCTTGATGAAATCACCGGGGATAACGTTGTTGAGGTGGAGATTCAGGATACCTCGTCTCTGGATATAATTGCGTCTTCCGAAACGGTAGTGCACAGGGAGATCTACACGAAAACTTCTGCTCTGGCAATAATCCACGCTCACTGCCCTTATTCGGTGGTTGAGTCCCTGCTTGCCGGTCCTGCGGGAACGATTGTTCCTGTGGACAGTGAGGGTCAGTATTTCCTCGGGAATATCCCGGTGGTAAGCGGCGGAATCGGGAGCCTGGAACTTGCCGAAAACCTTGCAGGTGAGCTTTCAGGACACAGAGGGGCTGTGGTTTTCAGCCACGGAACTTTTGCCATCGGAAGGACTCTCGGAGAAGCTTATATTGTGACCACGCAGCTTGAGCACTCCTGCAGAATAAAGTACCTGTATGAGCTTGCAGCCGTAAAAAAGTGA
- a CDS encoding RtcB family protein, giving the protein MVESEDILSEESSAESGHRDIRGMVRKLSDNNWEIPKGHIPNMRVPGRLFVSESLLEGIEPGTIDQIANVATLPGIQKYSMAMPDAHLGYGFAIGGVAAFDVEEGIISPGGVGFDINCGVRLIRTNLQKEDVVPEIKKLTDELFTNVPAGVGSKSRFRASDRELDSAFLEGAKWAVDAGYGVDADVEHCEGNGYLEGADTSYVSTKARNRGKPQLGTLGSGNHFLEVQYVDEIYDREVASAFGLEEGQVTVMVHCGSRGAGHQICTDHLKELSQAVKKYGIEIPDKQLACAPAQSREAQNYFKAMLCAANYAWANRQMITHWTRESFEKVFGRDADEMGMSLLYDVAHNVAKLEEHNIEGRKKEVYVHRKGATRAFPAGHPEVPAAYRDVGQPVLIPGSMGTPSFILCGAKDAMDVSFGSACHGAGRVMSRAHAKKEFRGQSVKENLEAHGITVRATHPSVIAEEAPGVYKSSSEVVNVVHELGIARKVARVIPLGVAKG; this is encoded by the coding sequence ATGGTAGAGAGTGAAGACATCTTAAGCGAGGAATCTAGCGCGGAAAGTGGACACCGGGATATAAGAGGTATGGTCCGGAAGCTTTCCGATAATAACTGGGAAATCCCGAAAGGTCATATCCCCAATATGAGGGTTCCGGGACGCCTGTTTGTATCCGAAAGTTTGCTTGAAGGCATCGAGCCCGGCACTATAGACCAGATTGCAAACGTTGCAACTCTTCCTGGCATTCAGAAATATTCCATGGCAATGCCTGATGCCCACCTCGGCTATGGTTTTGCTATAGGGGGTGTTGCAGCTTTTGATGTCGAAGAGGGAATTATCAGTCCCGGTGGAGTGGGTTTTGATATCAACTGCGGGGTTCGGCTAATCCGCACAAACCTCCAGAAGGAAGATGTGGTTCCTGAAATCAAAAAGCTGACCGATGAGCTGTTTACTAATGTGCCTGCCGGGGTCGGGTCAAAAAGCCGGTTCAGGGCTTCTGATCGGGAACTGGACAGTGCGTTTCTTGAGGGGGCAAAGTGGGCAGTAGATGCCGGATATGGTGTGGATGCGGACGTGGAGCATTGTGAGGGGAATGGCTACCTTGAAGGGGCAGATACTTCTTATGTAAGCACAAAGGCAAGGAACCGCGGGAAACCTCAGTTAGGAACTCTCGGTAGTGGCAACCATTTCCTTGAAGTCCAGTATGTGGACGAGATTTATGACCGGGAAGTAGCTTCGGCTTTCGGGCTTGAAGAGGGCCAGGTTACGGTAATGGTTCACTGCGGGTCAAGGGGTGCAGGGCATCAGATCTGCACTGACCACCTGAAAGAACTCTCTCAGGCTGTGAAGAAATACGGGATTGAAATTCCGGACAAGCAACTTGCCTGTGCTCCGGCTCAGTCAAGGGAAGCCCAAAACTATTTCAAAGCCATGCTCTGCGCTGCAAATTATGCCTGGGCGAACAGGCAAATGATCACTCACTGGACACGTGAGTCTTTTGAAAAGGTATTTGGCAGGGATGCCGATGAAATGGGAATGAGCCTTCTGTACGACGTTGCCCACAACGTGGCAAAACTGGAAGAACATAACATTGAAGGCAGGAAAAAAGAGGTTTACGTGCACAGAAAAGGGGCAACAAGAGCATTTCCTGCCGGGCACCCGGAAGTTCCGGCCGCATACAGGGACGTGGGACAGCCGGTTTTAATTCCCGGAAGCATGGGTACGCCTTCTTTCATACTCTGCGGGGCAAAAGATGCTATGGACGTTTCTTTTGGCAGTGCCTGCCACGGGGCCGGAAGGGTTATGAGCAGGGCCCATGCAAAGAAAGAGTTCCGCGGACAAAGTGTAAAAGAGAACCTTGAAGCCCATGGAATCACTGTTAGGGCAACTCACCCCTCCGTAATTGCCGAAGAAGCTCCCGGGGTTTATAAGTCCAGCAGTGAGGTGGTAAATGTCGTGCACGAGCTTGGTATTGCCCGCAAGGTTGCAAGAGTCATCCCTCTTGGGGTCGCAAAGGGTTAA
- the mtrC gene encoding tetrahydromethanopterin S-methyltransferase subunit MtrC, with protein MSAGGAGGEAKGGFPPQTIMAIGAIGGLAGIYLGNFMPAQFSFFGGLGAICAMVWGADAVRRVASYGLGTGVPSIGMISLGMGIVAALFGLSVGGIAGPIVSFIAAAIIGAVIGVLANKVIGMGIPIMEQAMVEIAGAGTLVIIGLSVVIAGTFDYAEVVEYVVANGYIALIFIIGGMGILHPFNANLGPDEKQDRTLSVAVEKAAIALIITGFASSLHEGLMAAGLNIAVGVIIWAWAFMKYYGYVKRDSYAVVGTGLLPSAEELE; from the coding sequence ATGTCTGCAGGTGGAGCAGGAGGAGAAGCTAAAGGCGGATTTCCTCCACAAACAATAATGGCTATCGGTGCAATAGGCGGCCTTGCAGGGATTTACCTCGGCAACTTCATGCCAGCACAGTTTTCCTTCTTTGGAGGGCTTGGAGCAATCTGCGCCATGGTCTGGGGCGCTGATGCGGTCCGCCGTGTTGCAAGCTACGGACTTGGGACAGGAGTTCCGTCTATTGGTATGATTTCCCTTGGTATGGGGATTGTCGCTGCCCTCTTCGGGCTTTCCGTAGGAGGCATTGCAGGACCTATCGTATCCTTTATTGCAGCTGCAATTATAGGCGCTGTTATCGGTGTCCTTGCAAACAAAGTAATCGGGATGGGCATTCCTATAATGGAACAGGCCATGGTGGAAATTGCAGGCGCAGGCACTCTTGTAATTATCGGATTGAGCGTCGTTATTGCCGGAACCTTTGATTATGCAGAAGTCGTCGAATACGTGGTCGCCAACGGATACATCGCACTGATCTTTATCATCGGCGGCATGGGAATCCTTCACCCCTTCAATGCAAACCTGGGCCCTGACGAGAAGCAGGACAGGACTCTTTCTGTAGCTGTCGAAAAAGCAGCTATTGCATTGATAATTACAGGTTTTGCGTCTTCACTCCATGAAGGACTGATGGCAGCCGGATTAAACATCGCTGTAGGAGTCATTATCTGGGCTTGGGCCTTTATGAAGTACTATGGATATGTTAAGAGAGACTCATATGCGGTCGTTGGAACCGGGCTGCTGCCAAGCGCGGAGGAATTGGAATGA